Genomic segment of Agrobacterium larrymoorei:
GTTCGAAGGATTACGGAAGTCCCTGTCAAAAGCGTAGAGAGGTAGGCTCCACTTCGCTTTCCCGTTCAACGTGCCTCACACGATCAGCGACCGCCGAAGCGCGATTGCCACCGCATGTTCCATGGTCGCCACTTCCATCTTGCGACAGATCGAGTCCACCAGATACTGTATCGTGCGCGGCGAAAGCGACATTCTTGCGGAGATGGTTTCGAAGCTCTCACCGTCTGCCGTCAGGAACAAAACCTGCCGCTCCAGATCGGAAAGCGGCTCTCGCTGCCCGCCTTGCATCCTGCCGATAATGTTCAGCCGCTCATGCATGTGGATCATGAGCAGGTTCAGTTTCTCGATTTCCTCCAGTTCGAGATGAGCTCTCCTGCCAGAAAAGCCGATAAGTCTTGGAGAGCCTGAACTCCCGATAGCCGGAAAACTCGCACCCATGATGTTGCCGTAAGCGCGAAGACGTTCCGCCAGATCGTCACCCACATTGCCAGCCGCAACGGTTTCTTCCAAATCCCAACGTACAGGACCAAAGTTGCCCGGAGGTTGCATGAAGAGCTGTGTGGCGACATCGGTCAGGCATTCGTCCAAGTTCTGGAATAGTGCCGCCGGAATGTTGGACGGATAGAGAAAAGCAATCGGCTCCGGCTCTGCCAACCGCGCCATATCAAGTACGAAATAGCTCTGGAA
This window contains:
- a CDS encoding helix-turn-helix transcriptional regulator: MARLAEPEPIAFLYPSNIPAALFQNLDECLTDVATQLFMQPPGNFGPVRWDLEETVAAGNVGDDLAERLRAYGNIMGASFPAIGSSGSPRLIGFSGRRAHLELEEIEKLNLLMIHMHERLNIIGRMQGGQREPLSDLERQVLFLTADGESFETISARMSLSPRTIQYLVDSICRKMEVATMEHAVAIALRRSLIV